The genome window ACATGAGTTGCGAGAGAAGGAGAGGAGGAGTGGAAATTTACGAGCAGAGAACTTCCGTTGAGGAAAACGGCTCTATTGATCAGAATCTGCTAATTGACCCTAAATTGTTGTTTATCGGAAATAAAATCGGCGAAGGAGCCCATGGTGAAGTTTATAAAGGAAGGTTAGTGTTGCTGATGACAgctgaaacttgatttttcttttttaattttttataaaagattgtGTAGGTTCctattttattgagaaaaaaatatgttgtagTTACTGAATAGAGAGTAGTTTCTATTTCTAGTTATTGTTAGTTACGTAGTAGGTGATTGCTGAaaatgtttgtttgtgtgtttctAGGTACGGTGATCTGATTGTGGCCATTAAGGTTCTTCATCCAGGGACCACGTCGGAGGAAAGAGCTGCGCTTGAGGATCGGTTTGCAAGAGAGGTTAATATGATGTCTCGAGTTAAACATGAGAATCTTGTCAAGGTAAAGTGTGtgattatgattaatttttgggtaatgtaatgtaatttttatgtatGTATCAGTCAGGACAGTgcttttgtttgttgattttgcAGTTTATTGGGGCTTGTAAGGATCCATTTATGGTGATTGTTACAGAGTTGTTACCAGGGATGTCACTCCGGAAGTACTTGGTTAGTATTCGTCCGAAACAGTTAGACCTCTATGTGGCCATAAATTTTGCTCTTGATGTTGCGCGAGCTATGGATTGTTTGCATGCTAATGGGATTATACACAGAGATCTTAAGCCAGGTATTGTAAGAATATGTTCAAGGATTTACTTTTTAACGTTTATGTTGGTGTCAAAATTTAGAGTTCAAAGTTCATTTATGGTTAGCATTATAATGTGGATACATTTGAATATTACTATGATCAGGCCTTGCACTAGCCTTTTATCAAAAAGAGCATGTATTTGGAATCATGCAACCTTTATTTATCACCTCTATGATTCTGCGATTGGGAAAGTGACATTCTATTAAGGTctgtgattttaaatttttgggaTAATGTCATCTTGATTGCTGTTTTTTAGTCTTATGACTTTGTTCTGCGTTTAATTCAATTAGGCCATGGGCACTGCATGATATTTGAGTCCAGTTCCTTTTTAGGTCTTCTAAATTGTTCTGTAATTGACCTTTGCATCTTGAGTCAGGGTTAATGATGCTTGTGACTTTCATGTTGTTTGTGCTGtcaaaaaagaatgttgttttCCTGGACCACATTGCACCCCTCAAGTAATTTATAATCACTGTCTATCCCTTTCACCAAAATGATTGGAAAGCCTTTTTCCTGATGCAGACAATTTGTTGCTTACGGCAAATCAGAAGTCTGTGAAGCTCGCAGATTTTGGTCTTGCAAGAGAAGAAACTGTGACTGAGATGATGACTGCAGAAACTGGAACATACCGTTGGATGGCTCCTGAGGTTTGTGCCTTCTTGCTAACAtagtttgattttggtttaCTATCACCTGATATTAGCAGCATAAGAAGCCCCGCAGTGCGTCAATATTCTTCTGTTAAAACAGAGGTGATGGTTACACATCAGTCATGTAACTGCTGGGAAACAACAGAAACCAATATTGATGGTTGGGAACGTGTCTTTTATATCAAGAGTCTTTTCCTCTTCCATTTTTTGCCATTAGTTCATCATTTTGTAGATTTTCATCAAGAGTGACATGCAGAGAAACTACATAGAAGATCTTATTCTGAATTTCACCACCCTTCAACAACGAATGTACTGTATGCTTTAGTGCTATTTTTGATTCATTTtgtttcatcaattttatttgtttgttgctCCAGATGGATCACATAAACACAGTTTTTGGCATTTGCTTGACAAATAGAAGCATGAGGTTTTCATAAGCAGTGTGGTTCTTTACTCTGTAGTTTTAGTTGATATCTGGTTTTCATAAGCATGAGGTTTACACAGTTTTTAGGTTGCATACATCATATGTTATCAGCATACCGCATTCCGCTTTCCGCTTCagaatattatattgatttgcTTGTAGGATACAAATCCTTTTCAGTTTTCCATCTGTTTTACTAACAGCTCCTTTGCAGTTGTACAGCACCGTGACACTGCGTCAGGGAGAAAAGAAGCATTACAATAACAAAGTTGATGTCTACAGCTTTGGAATTGTGTTATGGGAGTTGTTGACCAACCGCATGCCATTTGAAGGCATGTCAAATTTGCAAGCTGCCTATGCTGCTGCTTTTAAGGTGAAGAATTGATTGCAAACAAGTCTCTCTGTGTGTGTTATATTAATATTGGATTGCAACTTCAAGGGCAATCCAAATGCAGTCTGCTGTTTTTTCCTTGTGCGCTTCTGATGTGTGCCACTTTAGGACCATCTTTGCAGATGTTATTCTGCATTATTGCTATCAAATCTTCTAACCtggtatttatttgttttcggAGACAACTAACCTGGTTTTTAATGGATACAGCAAGAGAGGCCTGCTCTTCCAGAGGATGTATCCCCTGACCTCGCATTTATCATGCAGTCATGTTGGGTTGAAGACCCCAACTTGAGGCCTAGCTTCAACCAGATCATCCGGATGCTCAATGCATTTCTCTTCACACTCTCACCACCTTCACCCACACCATCCTTACCAGAATCTGACACCAATGAGGCAGCATCATCAAGTAATGGCACCATAACCGAGTTTTCTTCTCGCACAAGAGGAAAGTTTGCTTTCCTTCGCCAACTATTCACAGCTAAAAAGACCAGGAACACTCATTGACTGgctaaatttttcaaaatttttcctTTTGAACCAGCTCACAGAAACTTGTCCTGTCATAGAAGAATTTTATTAACTGCTTAGATGATGGTGATTAGTGTAGGATTGAAACAAATGCTGAACAGAAATGACTTAATGAGGAAACTTGGTCGGAAAATAAAACGACGATTAGACTGTTTAGATGGTCTGTGGATCTTTTTGTAAAGGAAATACATGGGTTTAGCAATTATGTTCATatcgttttttctttttcgaatATGGTTTCCATACTTCAATCTGGCTTCACAGTTTTGGACTTACAGTCGGAGGTGAAACCACTATGGTATTTACAATGCTTCTCTGCAAAGATTAATAGTAGCTAACGAGTTAAATGATCACGGTTCATTATTTACTTGTAGATTTTATGATGGCATGCATTTTACCAAGTTCTTGTGGTACGCCAATGCTTACTGGAGAATAGCTTTGAATTTATAAGATCTTTTTGACTCCGGCAATAGCTGCAGTCACCGATGGTTCATCTGGCCTCTAATTGCAGTTAGTTCCCACAGATGCAATTCGCAGAGAAGGGGGAGGGTGTCTTTTCACTAATCCAGTTGCTAAGAACTATTTTTAGATTAAGCTGGATCGATTCTAGATGGTGGCTTCTTCATTCTTTGCTGCTGGCATGGTAAAACAGACAGGATTTGTGTATGGTGTATGTGATATGGAGCACTGGTTGCCAAGACCTGCAGATTTCCTCAATGCAGGTTGTTAGCATGCTTATGCAAACTGTCTTATAGCTTTTGCCTGCATGATTATTGGTTGAACcatgtttctgaaaattttgaattttttttaattttaaattattatttttttagatatttttagatcgGATTTGAATATAATATGATTTGAATGTTATCTCCATCTTAGCTATTATAGCCAACCGATTCGTTATAAAACTGAACATGTAGAACACGTCAACCAAATCTCaattgatctgaaaatcaaataaaaaattatgcttgttTTAATGAGAAAACTTGTTTGgcttatctatatatatttatggtgaaaaaatatttttatatatcaatgtaaaaaataaaataaatattattctaatatatttttttaaaaaaaaaacactttaaaaatcattaaattatcaTGGCAGAATCTCCTGTACTAGCACTTGTTGACAGGCGTTCCGCATCACACGAAGACCTACTGCTATCCATTATTTGTGTCAATAATGTACATCTTTTCTTTACTGACAAAGTTACTGACGAAACAACTATATAGAGGTTGATTGTGATAGGGAAAACTTATAAAGTCGGGGCTGTCTTTTAGCTGGTGAAGCATCAGCCATGGACCATGTCGCCTGGACTCCCTGACAAATAAATGGACCTGCCATTCCCTACATGGTGCCTTCATCTATTTAGCCTGTAATGCAACTGTGCGCACCCAGAACGAGCACGCTGGCTGGACTGCTGTGCGAGGGCTGGTGCCATTTTTGAGAGGTGGGGAGGATAACGATGAAGGTCAGCAATGCACTCACTGTCCTGTGAAAGGTCACTGTTTCATCATGGTCCAAATAGGAGATGCCATTGCTCTGCTCAAGTGGCCATGACTTGGCTGGCAATATGGAAAGAatccatcatcttcttcctgTTCTGAACAGATACATGCCCATTCCTTTGCCAGGCAGCTCATGAGTTATTTCAGTAAGGTTTATCTCTTGCGACATCCCCTTTTGTACAGTCCATGATCCATCATCCCCCCCTTCCTTGTGTTTTGTTGGATTCCATGAGATGCAATCAGCTGAATAGTTCTTCGTGATTTTGTGGATATCAAAAGTAAAACCATGTCCCACTGCATTTACTACAGCATTTGACATGTGGATGGCAGCAGGCGAGGGCGGAGAACAAATCCCAACCACCACACAACGAAACGAGCCAAAAGGGTTTGAAATTGAATCACAACAACATCCATCCAATTCATGTaaatatcatttgattattCTTCTTTCTGGTTTCTCGAAAAATCAAGGCTAAGGCTTTCGGATTCCAaaccttatttttaaatttgttcttaCCTTTCAAAACACCTAAAAGTCTTTGTAAACTCATTCTTAAACTTTGACTTCAGAACATCTAAAATATTGTAAATTCTTGAggaaataatttcaaaaaagcaATCTTTTCATGCAATTAGCATAAATATGTGGACGATAGTCCTTAGACATTGATGATGACAATTGCAAAATGCATTGATGGTATGTCTCCTACCCGATCAAATGGttaaaatcatcatttaaatCTCTAGACGTGAAATCAACCGTGTAGGATGTGCTAATCGGAATTTTCTTTCTAGGATAATTAAAGTGataattgaaaattcaataacTTGGAATTCAAGTCTATATCTAATAATCAACGAATCTAAACAAGACGGCATGGATTCTATCACTCTCACGGGGAAGCTATCAAGGcaaagtcaacaaaaaaaaattgcgaAAAATCCATTCCACTAATGAGTATGTAATCCTTTCATCATTATTGGAtttgcatcacacattattaatttggatttaaatataaaaataaaataaaatcttcatcaataacataatttaaacaaaatgattCTCTAAAAAATGCATGagtttataatttaaacaatttagAATCAAGATTTGAAATAGAgtactgtataaaaaatagataaattaaaaaaaggtcgTAAATCATTGTCTTataatcatttaaaagaaatcaagtgttttatttataaattcagcaagataaaataaaatcaaaatcaatttagtaacaaaaaaactatttttatttttatttttcgttttttcaattttccaaTAAGTAATTACCACTTACATGTCAGAATGAAAAGAAGTTTTAGCAGTCAATTTCTTAGGCAAACCAACACGCTAGCTAACATTGAAACCATTTCCGTAAAAATTAAAGACTTGAAGTCAATGCTTTCTTCTCTTACATGGCAGGATAACATAGTAGAAAGTAGAAAAACTAGGAAcaagaaaatagattttttaccaataccgagagagaaaaagaaagaaagttgagtACTAGCTAGTGGATGCATTCAAGATTAGATTTTTAGTCTGGTTTCTTTGGATTGATTCAAGATCTAGAGGAAGATACCGATCAATGAGATTTCTGTGAAGACTTCATCTTTGTCAATTGAAGCAAGAAATGGAGGAAAAATCtgtttttatgagtttttgagATAGGAGTTTGATCTTTCAGGTTTTTTGGAAAACCCATCAAGGGAATGGAGGAAAAGATAAGTTTTTTAGGGTCTAAATGATTGTCAAAGAATTGGGTATTTAGCTAAAATGGGAGAGAGAGGAAGCGTTAATGCTGCAGCAATGCACACAGCCATGAACGCTGTGCAAGCTCTTGGGAGAGGATTTGATGTGAACTATGATAAAAGGTTGTTGTATTGTAAAGGAGTTGCTGGGTCTAAAGTGGTGGAGATTGATGGTGAACATACTAGAGATCTTTTGTTAGCTGGTGGGATTCTATTGCCTAATGTTTCCAGGGACATCAGGAGCTCTTTGGACCCAATTGGCCGCCAGAGTTCAGGTGTTTGCACCTTTCATGAGGtgggtttttgaatttttgttgttttgatttgaaagTGATGTTGTTTTCCTGTGTTGTAAGAATCCATGCTTTGAGGACTAGGTTATAGTGGGTGGTATTGATGATAGCTTGAATTGATATTGATCAATTTAGTTGCTTAAGACGCCGATTAGGATTGGATTGGTTTGGTTTTGCCACCAGTACCAAGTGGGTGGAGAATTTAACTTGTCTCTTGCATTACGTCTGCAT of Populus trichocarpa isolate Nisqually-1 chromosome 16, P.trichocarpa_v4.1, whole genome shotgun sequence contains these proteins:
- the LOC7482582 gene encoding serine/threonine-protein kinase STY13, which codes for MSCERRRGGVEIYEQRTSVEENGSIDQNLLIDPKLLFIGNKIGEGAHGEVYKGRYGDLIVAIKVLHPGTTSEERAALEDRFAREVNMMSRVKHENLVKFIGACKDPFMVIVTELLPGMSLRKYLVSIRPKQLDLYVAINFALDVARAMDCLHANGIIHRDLKPDNLLLTANQKSVKLADFGLAREETVTEMMTAETGTYRWMAPELYSTVTLRQGEKKHYNNKVDVYSFGIVLWELLTNRMPFEGMSNLQAAYAAAFKQERPALPEDVSPDLAFIMQSCWVEDPNLRPSFNQIIRMLNAFLFTLSPPSPTPSLPESDTNEAASSSNGTITEFSSRTRGKFAFLRQLFTAKKTRNTH